The Fusobacterium sp. SYSU M8D902 nucleotide sequence CACAAGTAATGTATTTTTAAAATTTATGATTAGTTGGAAACAGTTTGCAGTGGCTAATTATGATATTATAACTAGACCATTTAATTTCACAATGGGAGTAGTTGGGCTAATGACAGCTTTTACAATAGCTTATTCTTTAGCTAATGAATATAAGTTAAATAACTTAACTTCTGGATTGATTTCGATGGTAATTTTCCTAATGATAGCAGCACCTATAGAGGATGGAAAGATTGTGATGCAATATCTAGGAGCAGATGGATTGTTTATAGCTATTGTAATATCATTAATAAGTGTTGAAATATCAATGGTAGTTGAAAGATTTAATTGGAAATTTAAAAGTGAACATATACCACCAGCAGTTTTATCATTTATGAATGCTCTAATTCCATTATTTTTAAATATTGTTATAATATATGGAGTGAGTGCAGTAATATTTGCTAAAACAGGAAAAACTATACCAGGAATTATAATGGCTTTACTTACTCCAGCTTTATCGGTTGGAAACAACATCTGGGGATACCTAATAATTCTACTATTTGGAAATATTTTGTGGTTGTTTGGAATCAATGGAACTTCAGTAATATTCCCAATAGTTTTTTCAATAGGAATAGCTAATACTGGAATAAATAGTGAACTTGTAAGACAGGGAAAATCTCCAGAGATGTTAATGAATTTACAAATGTTTAG carries:
- a CDS encoding PTS transporter subunit EIIC; translation: MESKFLEKLEKVLLPIGSKIANQKHLQAISVGMMMTLALIVVGSLFLIVANPPINLDMVDLNTSNVFLKFMISWKQFAVANYDIITRPFNFTMGVVGLMTAFTIAYSLANEYKLNNLTSGLISMVIFLMIAAPIEDGKIVMQYLGADGLFIAIVISLISVEISMVVERFNWKFKSEHIPPAVLSFMNALIPLFLNIVIIYGVSAVIFAKTGKTIPGIIMALLTPALSVGNNIWGYLIILLFGNILWLFGINGTSVIFPIVFSIGIANTGINSELVRQGKSPEMLMNLQMFRVAVLGGAGNTLGLILLMLKSKSEQLKTLGKLAFVPGICGINEPVIFGTPIIFNPILGIPFLVTPLVTVSLTYIAQKLNIISMGYIVDPSFTPFFIQGYLSSLDFRNLIFYFGLVVVSLVIYFPFFKVYEKNLIKQEMDM